A window of the Candidatus Liberibacter solanacearum CLso-ZC1 genome harbors these coding sequences:
- a CDS encoding NADH-quinone oxidoreductase subunit A, with product MNDLLTSYAPILVFIAIASAIVIALMISPFLVAFKSPDPEKLSTYECGFDPFDSAHMKFDVRFCLVSVLFIIFDLEIAFLFPWAVYFKKIGWLGFGSMMVFLGILTVGFIYEWKKGALEWD from the coding sequence GTGAATGATCTTTTAACCTCTTATGCTCCGATTTTAGTATTTATAGCCATTGCATCAGCAATAGTGATCGCTCTTATGATTTCTCCATTTTTAGTGGCTTTTAAATCTCCTGATCCAGAAAAGTTGTCAACTTACGAGTGTGGTTTTGATCCTTTTGACAGTGCTCATATGAAGTTCGATGTTCGGTTTTGTTTGGTATCTGTTTTATTTATTATTTTTGATCTAGAAATTGCTTTTTTATTTCCGTGGGCGGTTTATTTCAAGAAAATTGGTTGGTTGGGATTTGGATCCATGATGGTGTTTTTGGGGATTCTGACTGTTGGCTTCATTTATGAATGGAAAAAGGGAGCTTTGGAGTGGGACTAA
- a CDS encoding NADH-quinone oxidoreductase subunit C → MEDIGDYIVNSFGRSVRSTINSVGELSLDVDCGDLLSLCYFLRDDSNCRFVNIVDLCGVDFLSRSSRFDVVYHFLSPKYNCRVRVKVAVSEGDSIPSMVEVYPAANWFEREVLDMYGIKFEGHPDLRRILTDYGFEGHPLRKDFPVTGFVELRYDDKAKKVVYSPVELMQEYRDYDFLSPWEGSPLFADKDSENGNVS, encoded by the coding sequence ATGGAAGATATCGGTGATTACATAGTTAATTCCTTTGGTCGCTCTGTGAGGTCTACTATTAATTCAGTGGGAGAATTATCTCTTGATGTTGATTGTGGAGATCTGCTTTCTCTTTGTTATTTTCTTCGAGACGATTCGAATTGCCGTTTTGTAAATATAGTAGATTTATGCGGTGTTGATTTTTTAAGTCGTTCGAGCCGTTTTGATGTTGTTTATCATTTTCTATCTCCAAAATACAATTGTCGTGTACGTGTGAAAGTGGCTGTGTCTGAAGGGGATTCTATCCCTTCAATGGTTGAAGTATATCCTGCGGCAAATTGGTTTGAACGTGAAGTATTGGATATGTACGGCATTAAATTTGAAGGTCATCCTGATTTACGACGTATACTTACGGATTATGGTTTTGAAGGGCATCCTTTGCGTAAAGATTTTCCGGTCACTGGTTTTGTAGAACTTCGTTATGATGATAAGGCTAAGAAAGTTGTTTATAGCCCTGTGGAGTTGATGCAGGAGTACCGTGATTATGATTTTTTATCTCCTTGGGAAGGGTCGCCTCTTTTTGCTGATAAAGATTCTGAGAATGGAAACGTTTCTTAG
- a CDS encoding NADH-quinone oxidoreductase subunit D, with the protein MGEKKIRGFTMNFGPQHPAAHGVLRLILELDGEVVERVDPHIGLLHRGTEKLIETKTFLQAVPYFDRLDYVAPMNQEHAYALAVEKLLGIEIPIRGQLIRVLYSEIGRILSHLLNVTTQAMDVGALTPPLWGFEEREKLMVFYERASGSRMHAAYFRPGGVHQDIPPVLVEDIGCWCDSFPAVLDDISGLLTESRIFKQRNVDIGTVKLEDAWGLGFSGVMIRGSGAAWDLRKSQPYECYAELDFDIPIGKKGDCYDRYLVRMMEMRESIKIIRQCVDRLLGDNRVGPVFASDSKIIPPRRADMKRSMEALIHHFKLYTEGYHVPVGEVYAAVEAPKGEFGVYLVSDGSNKPYRCRIRAPGFAHLQAMEFLCKGHQLADVSAILGSLDIVFGEVDR; encoded by the coding sequence ATGGGTGAGAAGAAGATTCGTGGTTTTACTATGAATTTTGGTCCGCAGCATCCTGCGGCACATGGAGTTTTACGGCTTATTCTTGAACTTGATGGTGAGGTTGTAGAGCGTGTTGATCCTCATATAGGACTTTTGCATCGTGGAACCGAAAAACTTATTGAGACCAAAACTTTTTTGCAAGCAGTTCCGTATTTTGATCGCTTGGATTATGTGGCTCCGATGAATCAGGAGCATGCATACGCTTTAGCAGTTGAAAAGCTTCTCGGAATTGAAATTCCAATTCGAGGACAATTAATTCGTGTTCTTTATTCCGAAATTGGGCGTATTCTTTCTCATTTGTTAAATGTAACCACGCAAGCTATGGATGTCGGAGCGTTGACTCCTCCTTTATGGGGTTTCGAGGAGAGAGAAAAGCTTATGGTATTTTATGAGCGTGCTTCTGGATCACGTATGCATGCAGCGTATTTTCGTCCTGGAGGGGTTCACCAGGATATTCCGCCTGTATTAGTTGAAGACATTGGTTGTTGGTGTGATTCTTTTCCTGCGGTGCTTGATGATATTAGCGGTCTTTTAACTGAAAGTCGTATATTTAAGCAACGTAATGTTGATATTGGTACTGTTAAACTTGAAGATGCGTGGGGATTAGGTTTTTCAGGGGTTATGATTCGTGGGTCTGGTGCGGCTTGGGATTTGCGCAAGTCTCAGCCATATGAATGTTATGCAGAGTTAGATTTTGATATCCCAATAGGAAAAAAAGGGGATTGTTATGATCGTTATTTGGTGCGTATGATGGAAATGCGTGAATCTATAAAAATCATACGACAGTGTGTGGATCGTTTGCTTGGAGATAATAGAGTGGGTCCGGTATTTGCTTCGGATTCCAAAATTATTCCTCCAAGAAGAGCTGATATGAAACGTTCTATGGAGGCGCTGATTCATCATTTTAAACTTTATACGGAAGGATATCATGTTCCGGTTGGAGAAGTTTATGCGGCTGTAGAGGCTCCTAAAGGAGAATTTGGGGTTTATTTGGTTTCTGATGGGAGTAATAAGCCCTATCGGTGTAGGATTCGTGCGCCCGGATTTGCGCATCTTCAGGCGATGGAATTTTTATGTAAGGGGCATCAATTAGCAGATGTTTCTGCTATTTTAGGATCTTTGGATATTGTTTTTGGTGAGGTTGATAGATAA
- a CDS encoding NuoB/complex I 20 kDa subunit family protein — protein MDFPSTDTELMNKGFLVAPIDQLVTWARTGSLMWMTFGLACCAVEMMQASMPRYDLERFGFAPRASPRQSDVMIVAGTLTNKMASALRRVYDQMPEPRYVISMGSCANGGGYYHYSYSVVRGCDRIVPVDVYVPGCPPTAEALIYGILLLQKKIRRIGNIKR, from the coding sequence ATGGATTTTCCCAGTACAGATACTGAGCTAATGAACAAAGGCTTTCTTGTAGCTCCTATTGATCAATTGGTGACTTGGGCTCGTACTGGATCATTGATGTGGATGACCTTTGGATTAGCATGTTGCGCTGTTGAAATGATGCAGGCTTCTATGCCTCGGTATGATCTTGAGCGTTTTGGTTTTGCGCCACGTGCTTCTCCGCGTCAATCAGATGTTATGATTGTTGCTGGTACGTTAACTAACAAAATGGCTTCGGCGCTTCGTAGGGTATATGATCAGATGCCAGAGCCTCGTTATGTTATTTCTATGGGTTCATGTGCTAACGGAGGGGGATACTATCATTATTCGTATTCTGTTGTACGGGGATGTGATCGTATTGTTCCTGTTGATGTTTATGTTCCTGGTTGTCCTCCAACGGCAGAAGCTCTTATTTATGGGATTCTTTTATTGCAAAAGAAAATTCGTCGTATTGGTAATATTAAGCGTTAA
- the nuoF gene encoding NADH-quinone oxidoreductase subunit NuoF produces the protein MLKDQDRIFTNLYGLKGKSLDESMARGHWDGTDNILGKGRDWIISEVKASGLRGRGGAGFSTGMKWSFMPKTCSDRPHYLVVNADESEPGTCKDRDIMRHEPHVLIEGCVIASFAIGAHCVFIYVRGEFIRERESLQTAVDECYARGLLGRNSKLGYDVDIIVHHGAGAYICGEETALLESLEGKKGLPRLKPPFPANMGLYGCPTTVNNVESIAVVPTILRRGASWYSSFGRENNRGTKLFSISGHVNYPCTVEESMSITFDELIEKHCGGIRGGWDNLLAVIPGGSSVPCLTGDQMRGAIMDYDSLKAMGSGLGTAAVIVMDRSTDIIRAIWRLSVFYKHESCGQCTPCREGTGWMMRLMERMVRGVAQKHEIDMLFEVSKNIEGRTICALGDAAAWPIQGLIKNFRHVMEERIDQYNVHHF, from the coding sequence ATGCTAAAAGATCAAGATCGTATTTTTACCAATCTGTATGGTTTGAAGGGAAAGTCTCTCGATGAATCGATGGCGAGAGGTCATTGGGATGGTACCGATAATATTTTAGGTAAAGGTCGTGATTGGATTATTAGCGAAGTAAAAGCCTCTGGTTTGCGTGGACGTGGTGGTGCTGGTTTTTCAACGGGAATGAAATGGTCTTTTATGCCTAAGACATGCTCTGATCGCCCTCACTATCTTGTAGTGAATGCTGATGAGTCTGAGCCTGGAACTTGTAAAGATCGTGATATCATGCGGCATGAGCCACATGTTTTGATTGAAGGTTGTGTCATTGCTTCTTTTGCTATAGGAGCACATTGTGTTTTTATCTATGTTCGTGGAGAATTTATAAGGGAACGTGAATCTTTGCAAACAGCGGTGGATGAATGTTATGCAAGGGGTCTTCTTGGTCGTAATAGTAAACTTGGTTATGATGTTGATATTATAGTACATCATGGTGCTGGAGCCTATATTTGTGGAGAAGAGACTGCTCTTCTTGAAAGCCTTGAAGGGAAAAAAGGGTTGCCTCGACTTAAGCCTCCTTTTCCTGCTAATATGGGTCTATATGGTTGTCCTACTACGGTTAACAATGTTGAATCTATTGCAGTGGTTCCTACTATTTTGCGGCGTGGTGCGAGTTGGTATTCAAGCTTTGGCCGTGAAAATAATAGAGGTACGAAGCTTTTTTCTATTTCAGGTCATGTGAACTATCCATGTACCGTTGAAGAATCTATGTCGATCACTTTTGATGAATTAATTGAAAAGCATTGTGGTGGTATTAGGGGAGGATGGGATAATCTTTTGGCTGTTATTCCTGGTGGATCTTCTGTTCCTTGTCTTACGGGAGATCAGATGAGAGGCGCTATAATGGATTATGATAGTCTTAAAGCGATGGGATCAGGGCTGGGAACTGCGGCTGTAATTGTGATGGATCGGTCTACAGATATTATTAGGGCAATATGGCGTTTATCTGTTTTTTATAAGCATGAGAGTTGTGGTCAATGTACTCCTTGTCGCGAAGGTACTGGATGGATGATGCGATTGATGGAGCGTATGGTTAGAGGGGTGGCTCAAAAGCATGAAATTGATATGCTGTTTGAAGTCAGTAAGAATATAGAAGGGAGAACTATTTGTGCTCTTGGTGATGCTGCGGCATGGCCAATACAAGGATTAATAAAGAATTTTCGGCATGTAATGGAAGAGCGTATTGATCAGTATAATGTACATCATTTTTGA